In one window of Actinomycetota bacterium DNA:
- the tsaA gene encoding tRNA (N6-threonylcarbamoyladenosine(37)-N6)-methyltransferase TrmO, whose amino-acid sequence MEPPFVLDPIGAVVHSHPDDVLKDQWHSLTSEIHVREDLADGLQAIDGFSHLFILFWMHRLPQEARARLQIQPRGLLRLGLTPEELPTIGVFACDAPPRPNPIGLSIVELIGRRGTVLTVRGLDAFAGAPVIDIKPYTKDRLVADLQESGWHAELIAKTGARRV is encoded by the coding sequence ATGGAGCCGCCCTTCGTCCTCGACCCCATCGGCGCGGTGGTCCACAGCCACCCGGACGACGTGCTGAAGGACCAGTGGCATTCCCTGACCAGCGAGATCCACGTCCGGGAGGACCTGGCCGATGGCCTGCAGGCCATCGACGGCTTCTCCCACCTGTTCATCCTGTTCTGGATGCACCGGCTCCCGCAGGAGGCCCGCGCCCGGCTGCAGATCCAGCCCCGGGGCCTGCTGCGCCTCGGGCTCACGCCCGAGGAACTCCCGACCATCGGAGTGTTCGCGTGCGACGCGCCTCCCCGGCCCAACCCGATCGGGCTCTCGATCGTCGAACTGATCGGCCGGCGGGGCACCGTGCTGACCGTCCGGGGGCTCGACGCCTTCGCCGGGGCCCCGGTCATCGACATCAAGCCGTACACCAAGGACCGGCTGGTGGCGGACCTGCAGGAATCGGGCTGGCACGCCGAGCTGATCGCCAAGACCGGCGCCCGCCGGGTCTGA
- a CDS encoding ABC transporter permease → MSTEAHPITPSRAFFAVLGRDSYVTGRELPIFLAQVILQPLFLLFVFGKILTDLGYAQNGYAQVLFPGLVGLAAVLTGLQSTAFPLVLEFSYTMEIEDRLLAPLPVGLVALEKIVNASLRALVASVVMFPVGVLILGTIPWQSSNAPEVVAIVLLGCIVGSALGLVLGTFVPPNRINIMFALILTPLLFTGASQYPWPSLAHLRWFQVVTAVNPLTYVSEGLRGAMTPQVPHIHVWLCIVVLSAFVLAFSIVGMWGFFRRALG, encoded by the coding sequence GTGAGCACCGAGGCCCACCCCATCACTCCATCCCGGGCGTTCTTCGCCGTCCTGGGGCGCGATTCCTACGTCACGGGGCGCGAGCTGCCCATCTTCCTCGCCCAGGTGATCCTGCAACCCCTGTTCCTGCTTTTCGTCTTCGGCAAGATCCTGACCGACCTCGGCTACGCCCAGAACGGCTACGCCCAGGTCTTGTTCCCCGGCCTGGTCGGCCTCGCCGCCGTGCTGACCGGCCTGCAGAGCACGGCGTTCCCCTTGGTGCTCGAGTTCTCCTACACCATGGAGATCGAGGACCGCCTGCTGGCGCCCCTGCCGGTGGGCCTGGTGGCGCTGGAGAAGATCGTGAACGCCTCCCTGCGCGCCCTCGTGGCCTCAGTGGTCATGTTCCCGGTGGGCGTGCTGATCCTGGGCACGATCCCCTGGCAGTCATCGAACGCCCCGGAGGTCGTGGCGATCGTGCTCCTGGGCTGCATCGTGGGCTCCGCCCTCGGGCTGGTGCTCGGCACCTTCGTGCCGCCCAACCGCATCAACATCATGTTTGCGCTCATCCTCACCCCGCTGCTGTTCACCGGCGCCAGCCAGTACCCCTGGCCCTCGCTCGCCCACCTGCGCTGGTTCCAGGTGGTGACTGCGGTCAACCCGTTGACCTACGTCAGTGAGGGCCTGCGCGGGGCGATGACGCCGCAGGTGCCCCACATCCACGTGTGGCTCTGCATTGTGGTGCTGTCGGCGTTCGTCCTGGCCTTCAGCATCGTGGGCATGTGGGGGTTCTTCCGCCGGGCCCTCGGGTAG
- a CDS encoding ATP-dependent DNA helicase UvrD2, giving the protein MGQDPGRGIFDGLNEEQAAAVATTRGPVCILAGAGSGKTTTITRRIAHQVASGAFAAQEILAVTFTDKAAREMESRLAALGVAGARVKTFHAEARAQHGALTGAFAELLPTKAALLAPLTARLPPPHKFVSSRDVATEIEWARNRRIPPDRYLEMLGDRKPPLPPEIMAGLYGTYERRKRERGLLDFEDLLERTLELLEGGGAAAGAIRSRYRAFSVDEYQDVNLLQQSLLEAWVGERSDLCVVGDDYQSIFGFTGATSRYLVGFPARYRGCRVVRLTDNYRSTPEVLALANRLVVHFGAEPRRLRAAAPPPDGPAGPAPSVRWFPDGAEEVASIVAECRRLHAAGTPWEEMAVLYRINGRSEPLEEALAKARIPYQVAGAAFLRRPAAKSVLNLLRRASPSAPVVPAVGAALRQVGYRPGADTETRGDEATRQADLARLSELAEGYAAEGAEGGVMGFVADLRRRFAPEEEGRGVQLLTYHRSKGKEFDAVFLPRLEDKELPFALADSPEERAEERRLLYVGITRARRHLQLSWASSRDDGPRRRGAASPFLAELEAPGQAPGAGGRAALGRAPAPGKRPAEPETPLLVALKEWRRREASERSLPAYVVFHDSTLGIIARNRPATHASLLAVPGIGPAKAGAYGEAVLAIVKTFASAPDGGTEGVPDGVPDGGPDGRDG; this is encoded by the coding sequence TCTTCGACGGGCTGAACGAGGAGCAGGCGGCCGCGGTCGCGACCACCCGCGGGCCGGTATGCATCCTAGCGGGCGCCGGCTCCGGCAAGACCACCACCATCACCCGCCGCATCGCCCACCAGGTCGCCAGCGGGGCGTTCGCCGCCCAGGAGATCCTGGCGGTCACCTTCACGGACAAGGCCGCCCGGGAGATGGAGTCCCGGCTGGCGGCGCTCGGAGTGGCGGGGGCCCGGGTGAAGACCTTCCACGCCGAGGCCCGGGCGCAGCACGGCGCCCTGACCGGCGCCTTTGCCGAGCTGCTGCCCACGAAGGCTGCCCTGCTGGCGCCGTTGACCGCCCGGCTGCCCCCGCCGCACAAGTTCGTGAGCTCGCGGGACGTGGCCACCGAGATCGAGTGGGCCCGGAACCGCCGGATCCCGCCCGACCGGTACCTGGAGATGCTGGGGGACCGCAAGCCGCCGCTGCCGCCCGAGATCATGGCGGGCCTGTACGGGACCTACGAGCGCCGCAAGCGCGAGCGCGGCCTCCTGGACTTCGAGGATCTCCTGGAGCGCACCCTGGAGCTGCTCGAGGGGGGCGGTGCCGCCGCCGGGGCCATCCGCAGCCGGTACCGGGCATTCTCGGTGGATGAGTACCAGGACGTGAACCTGTTGCAGCAGTCCCTGCTGGAGGCCTGGGTGGGGGAGCGCAGTGACCTGTGCGTGGTGGGCGACGACTACCAGTCCATCTTCGGGTTCACGGGCGCCACGTCTCGTTACCTGGTGGGCTTCCCCGCCCGCTACCGGGGCTGCCGGGTGGTCCGGCTGACCGACAACTACCGCTCGACTCCCGAGGTCCTCGCCCTGGCGAACCGCCTGGTGGTGCATTTCGGCGCCGAACCCCGCCGCCTGCGGGCGGCAGCCCCGCCGCCGGATGGACCCGCCGGGCCGGCGCCTTCGGTGCGGTGGTTCCCGGACGGTGCCGAGGAGGTGGCATCGATCGTGGCCGAGTGCCGCCGGCTGCACGCCGCCGGGACCCCCTGGGAGGAGATGGCGGTGCTCTACCGGATCAACGGGCGCTCAGAGCCGCTGGAGGAGGCACTGGCCAAGGCGCGCATCCCGTACCAGGTGGCCGGTGCGGCGTTCCTCCGGCGGCCGGCCGCCAAGTCCGTACTCAACCTCCTCCGCCGGGCATCCCCGTCCGCTCCGGTGGTGCCCGCAGTGGGCGCTGCGCTGCGCCAGGTGGGCTACCGGCCGGGAGCCGACACTGAGACCCGGGGCGACGAGGCCACCCGCCAAGCGGACCTCGCCCGGCTGTCCGAGCTGGCCGAGGGCTACGCCGCCGAGGGTGCCGAGGGCGGGGTGATGGGCTTCGTGGCCGACCTGCGCCGGCGCTTCGCCCCCGAGGAGGAGGGCCGGGGGGTGCAGCTGCTGACCTACCACCGGTCGAAGGGCAAGGAGTTCGATGCCGTCTTCCTGCCCCGTCTGGAGGACAAGGAGCTGCCCTTCGCCCTGGCCGACTCGCCCGAGGAGCGGGCAGAGGAGCGCCGGCTGCTCTACGTGGGGATCACCCGGGCCCGCCGCCACCTGCAGCTGTCCTGGGCGTCGTCCCGGGACGACGGCCCCCGGCGGCGAGGTGCCGCCTCGCCGTTCCTGGCCGAGTTGGAAGCGCCGGGCCAGGCGCCGGGAGCCGGAGGCCGCGCTGCTCTGGGGCGTGCCCCGGCGCCCGGCAAGCGGCCCGCCGAGCCGGAGACCCCACTGCTGGTGGCCCTGAAGGAATGGCGGCGCCGGGAGGCCTCCGAGCGCAGCCTCCCGGCCTACGTCGTGTTCCACGATTCAACCCTCGGGATCATCGCCCGGAACCGCCCGGCCACCCACGCCTCCCTGCTGGCCGTGCCCGGCATCGGTCCCGCCAAGGCCGGTGCCTACGGCGAGGCGGTGCTGGCCATCGTGAAGACGTTCGCCAGCGCCCCGGATGGCGGCACCGAAGGGGTGCCGGATGGGGTGCCGGACGGGGGCCCGGATGGCAGGGACGGGTAG
- a CDS encoding HU family DNA-binding protein, whose amino-acid sequence MNKSDLVDHVAASTNESRVKVAGVIDALLDTISDALEKGDRVTIPSFGTFRVSSRQARTGRNPRTGESVKIAATNVPVFKAGVGLKEAVAAKPAAKSGAKKATAKPAAKATAKAAAKPAAKAAPAKAAAKAAPAKAAAKPAAKAAAKPAAKTAAKAPAKPATKPAAKPAAKPAVKPAAAKAKPKAKK is encoded by the coding sequence ATGAACAAGAGTGACCTGGTTGACCACGTCGCCGCATCGACCAATGAGTCAAGGGTCAAGGTGGCGGGCGTCATCGACGCGCTCCTCGACACGATCTCCGATGCACTGGAGAAAGGCGACCGGGTCACGATCCCGAGCTTCGGGACGTTCCGGGTCAGTTCGCGCCAGGCCCGCACGGGCCGCAACCCGCGGACGGGCGAGAGCGTGAAGATCGCCGCCACCAACGTGCCCGTATTCAAGGCGGGCGTGGGCTTGAAGGAGGCGGTCGCCGCCAAACCCGCAGCGAAGTCCGGGGCGAAGAAGGCCACCGCCAAGCCGGCCGCCAAGGCTACGGCGAAAGCTGCTGCGAAGCCTGCCGCGAAGGCTGCTCCGGCCAAGGCCGCGGCGAAGGCTGCTCCGGCCAAGGCCGCGGCGAAGCCGGCTGCGAAGGCCGCCGCCAAGCCGGCGGCGAAGACTGCCGCCAAGGCCCCGGCCAAGCCGGCCACCAAGCCCGCGGCAAAGCCCGCGGCAAAGCCCGCGGTAAAGCCGGCTGCCGCCAAGGCGAAGCCGAAGGCCAAGAAGTAA
- a CDS encoding Rieske 2Fe-2S domain-containing protein: MGEFASVGPAGGVPEGTIAGYTVGSRRIAIARAEGRLFAFDDLCTHAMCSLADGELEGATVLCPCHYGQFDLATGAVIDGPPPGPIRVFPVREIDGEIQVGT; encoded by the coding sequence ATGGGGGAATTTGCATCGGTGGGTCCGGCCGGCGGGGTCCCGGAGGGGACGATCGCCGGCTACACCGTAGGATCACGCCGGATCGCCATCGCGCGCGCCGAGGGCCGGCTCTTTGCCTTCGATGACCTGTGCACGCACGCGATGTGCTCCCTGGCCGACGGCGAGCTGGAGGGTGCCACCGTCCTCTGCCCCTGCCACTACGGCCAGTTCGACCTCGCCACCGGCGCGGTCATCGACGGCCCGCCTCCCGGGCCGATCCGGGTGTTCCCCGTCCGGGAGATCGACGGCGAGATCCAGGTGGGAACCTGA
- a CDS encoding glycosyltransferase family 2 protein, whose translation MLAFLLFGNVVYQLERIGYLSRLAGHRPVPQRRLTSFEGSGLPPLVTLVPSYREEPQVVAQTLLSAALQRYPNRVVLLIDDPPAHDPEGQRALDRARLLPIELQRYLERPASRVRAANAGFHDRMASGGCDRAAETIRLAGLWDWISGWFMQAANDAPVTSRTDSFFAEHILRAPGREAANRGAELRALVRAAAPLDEAALRADLTGLRNRFSCDLTSFERKRFVNLSHEPNKAMNLNTYIGLMGQSWDYVERSDGVHLVASPGDSGDLVVPGAAYVITLDADSLLAPDYALRLAYEMEQPENQKVAVMQTPYCAIPNPAGTLERIAGATTDIQHLLHQGSSTYGATYWVGANALVRRSALDDVRTLDWDRGFPVARYIQDRTVIEDTESSIDLVHAGWQLHNYPDRLAVSATPPDFGALVIQRRRWANGGLIILPKLFRYLFARPRSVRKIAETTIRFHYLSSIAAVNIGLLVLLSYSFPRGSVSPWLPLLAAPYFLLYARDLSHLGYRSSDVVRVYALNLALVPINLAGVAKSIHQATTRTKVPFARTPKVADRTRVPARYVVFELAMLGSWSVGAAGDALAGRWGHAAFGLANIALLAYGLAAFIGVRPALADLMAPLSPRPRLLPRGAADADPGPLPPRDEDHANADPEAATRGAA comes from the coding sequence ATGCTTGCCTTCCTGCTGTTCGGCAACGTTGTGTACCAGCTCGAGCGCATCGGGTACCTCTCCCGTCTCGCGGGCCACAGACCGGTCCCGCAGCGCCGCCTCACGTCCTTCGAGGGCTCGGGCCTGCCGCCACTCGTCACCTTGGTGCCTTCCTACCGGGAAGAGCCCCAGGTGGTTGCCCAGACGCTGCTGTCTGCAGCCCTGCAGCGCTATCCCAACCGGGTGGTGCTGCTGATCGATGACCCACCGGCGCACGATCCGGAAGGACAGAGGGCACTCGACCGGGCACGGTTGCTGCCCATCGAACTCCAGCGGTACCTGGAGCGTCCTGCCAGCCGGGTGCGGGCGGCCAACGCCGGTTTTCATGACCGGATGGCCAGCGGCGGCTGCGACCGCGCGGCGGAGACCATCCGGCTGGCCGGCCTGTGGGACTGGATCTCCGGCTGGTTCATGCAGGCAGCCAACGATGCGCCGGTGACCAGCCGTACCGACTCCTTTTTTGCCGAGCACATCCTGCGGGCACCGGGGCGTGAAGCTGCGAACCGGGGGGCCGAGCTGCGCGCGCTGGTACGTGCCGCAGCCCCGCTGGACGAGGCGGCTCTGCGCGCTGATCTCACCGGACTCCGCAACCGCTTCAGCTGCGACCTCACCAGCTTCGAGCGCAAGCGGTTCGTCAATCTCTCCCATGAGCCGAACAAGGCCATGAATCTGAACACCTACATCGGCCTGATGGGCCAGTCCTGGGACTACGTCGAGCGATCCGACGGGGTACATCTCGTGGCCTCGCCGGGGGATTCGGGCGATCTCGTGGTGCCCGGCGCCGCGTACGTCATCACCCTCGATGCCGACAGCCTCCTGGCGCCCGACTACGCCCTCCGTCTGGCTTACGAGATGGAGCAACCAGAAAATCAGAAGGTCGCGGTCATGCAGACGCCCTACTGCGCCATCCCCAATCCGGCGGGCACGCTGGAGCGGATCGCGGGCGCCACCACGGACATCCAGCACCTGCTGCACCAGGGCTCGAGCACCTACGGCGCCACGTACTGGGTAGGCGCCAACGCGCTCGTGCGCCGCTCGGCTCTCGACGACGTCCGCACCCTGGACTGGGACCGTGGGTTCCCGGTGGCCCGATACATCCAGGACCGCACGGTGATCGAAGACACGGAGTCGAGCATCGACCTCGTCCACGCCGGCTGGCAGTTGCACAACTACCCGGACCGGTTGGCGGTCAGTGCCACCCCGCCGGACTTCGGCGCCTTGGTCATCCAACGGCGGCGTTGGGCCAACGGGGGCCTGATCATCCTGCCCAAGCTGTTCCGCTACCTGTTCGCTCGGCCCCGAAGCGTCCGCAAGATCGCGGAGACGACGATCCGGTTCCACTACCTGTCCTCGATCGCCGCGGTGAACATCGGCCTTCTGGTCCTGCTGTCCTACTCGTTCCCGCGCGGATCGGTGAGCCCGTGGCTCCCGCTCCTGGCCGCCCCCTATTTCCTGCTGTACGCCCGGGACCTGAGCCACCTGGGCTACCGGTCCTCGGACGTCGTGCGGGTGTACGCGCTCAACCTGGCGCTGGTGCCGATAAACCTGGCCGGCGTCGCAAAATCGATCCACCAGGCCACCACACGCACGAAAGTCCCCTTCGCCCGCACCCCGAAGGTGGCCGACCGGACCCGGGTACCGGCCCGCTACGTCGTCTTCGAGCTGGCGATGCTCGGCTCCTGGAGCGTGGGTGCTGCCGGCGATGCGCTGGCCGGGCGGTGGGGACACGCGGCATTCGGCCTGGCCAACATCGCCCTCCTCGCCTACGGCCTTGCCGCCTTCATCGGCGTCCGCCCCGCCCTCGCGGACCTGATGGCTCCGCTCAGCCCGCGCCCGCGGCTGCTCCCGAGAGGAGCAGCGGACGCGGACCCCGGACCCCTCCCGCCGCGGGATGAGGACCACGCCAACGCGGACCCCGAAGCCGCCACCCGCGGCGCGGCGTAG
- a CDS encoding ABC transporter ATP-binding protein, with the protein MSTVAGVVQDPSQAPVEAPAVEVADLTKRYPKSKVQAVDGISFTVARGEVFGLLGPNGAGKTTTVGILTTRVRATGGTARVGGVDVRTDPVAARRILGVVPQRNNLDRSLSVRQNLLFHAAYHGVPRAVRRARAEELLAQFGLGERADEKPAMFSGGQSQRMMIARALMHAPAVLFLDEPSTGLDPAARLFVWDRVRELQDAGTTILLTTHDMDEAASLADRIGIMDRGKLLALDTPEALIRQLPGERTLDVSLAVSSPSAAEAAQARLEALPGVVRLERLGAAGGAGQASADGAGDAQHLRLYVEGQTGTLIGPVVAALDGSGAALDGFSAGEPTLEDVFIHLTGRALR; encoded by the coding sequence ATGAGCACTGTGGCCGGGGTCGTCCAGGACCCCTCTCAGGCACCCGTCGAGGCACCCGCCGTCGAGGTGGCCGACCTCACCAAGCGGTACCCGAAGTCGAAAGTCCAGGCGGTGGACGGCATCTCGTTTACGGTGGCCCGCGGCGAGGTCTTCGGGCTGCTGGGACCGAATGGAGCCGGGAAGACCACGACGGTGGGCATCCTCACCACCCGGGTCCGGGCCACCGGGGGGACTGCCCGGGTGGGCGGGGTGGACGTCCGCACCGACCCGGTGGCGGCCCGCCGCATCCTCGGCGTGGTACCGCAGCGCAACAACCTCGACCGCTCGCTGTCGGTGAGGCAGAACCTGCTGTTCCACGCCGCGTACCACGGCGTGCCCCGTGCGGTGCGCCGGGCGCGGGCGGAGGAACTCCTGGCCCAGTTCGGCCTGGGGGAGCGGGCCGACGAGAAGCCGGCCATGTTCTCGGGCGGCCAGTCCCAGCGGATGATGATCGCCCGGGCGCTCATGCACGCCCCGGCGGTGCTCTTCCTGGATGAGCCCTCGACGGGTCTGGACCCGGCCGCCCGCCTCTTCGTGTGGGACCGGGTGCGCGAGCTCCAGGATGCGGGCACGACCATCCTGCTGACCACCCACGACATGGACGAGGCGGCGTCGCTCGCCGACCGGATCGGCATCATGGACCGGGGCAAGCTGCTGGCACTGGACACACCCGAGGCGCTGATCCGCCAGTTGCCCGGCGAGCGGACGCTGGACGTTTCGCTTGCGGTGTCGTCGCCCTCGGCTGCCGAGGCCGCCCAGGCCCGCCTGGAGGCCCTTCCCGGCGTGGTGCGGTTGGAGCGGCTCGGCGCGGCCGGTGGCGCCGGGCAGGCATCGGCCGATGGCGCCGGGGATGCCCAGCACCTGCGGCTCTATGTCGAGGGCCAGACCGGGACGCTGATCGGGCCGGTCGTGGCCGCGCTCGACGGCTCGGGAGCCGCGCTGGACGGGTTCAGCGCCGGCGAGCCCACCCTGGAGGACGTCTTCATCCACCTGACCGGCCGGGCGCTGCGGTGA